The DNA segment GCAGGATGCTATCCGGGCCATTGCTGCCGAGTACCGTCTATTTGCTCATGAACGGCCCGGCCTGTATCAGGCGATTGTTGCCTGGTCGGACCGGGAGGACCCGGCCGTGAAGGCGGCAACGAAGGAGCTTATGGAAGTGTTTTATGCCGTGCTGCGCGGCTACCGGCTGCAGGACGAGGCTCTTGTCCATGCGGTACGCGGTTTGCGCAGCGTCATGCACGGGTTTGTGGCGCTGGAGGCGTCCGGCTGGTTTGCTCAGCCGGCGGAACGGGACATAAGCTACCAGCAGCTCTTAGATACCTTTATCCGCGGCCTGGAAGTGCTGGCTGGGGAGGAGCAGGGTAAAGATGCCTGAGGACACCGGTACTTTATCCGTCTTAATTCAGTGAATGCTGGCGAGCTAGCTCCTGCAACGCTTCGTTGGCGCCAGTCCGCATACTTCGGTATGCTTCTTTCCTCTG comes from the Propionispora vibrioides genome and includes:
- a CDS encoding TetR/AcrR family transcriptional regulator, with protein sequence MKIRIGLNNRILIETAAQIADELGLAAVTLTEVSDRLGVRKPSLYNHVKGLPDLRKGLAVFGSSQLRARIGEAAVGKARQDAIRAIAAEYRLFAHERPGLYQAIVAWSDREDPAVKAATKELMEVFYAVLRGYRLQDEALVHAVRGLRSVMHGFVALEASGWFAQPAERDISYQQLLDTFIRGLEVLAGEEQGKDA